The Asticcacaulis sp. EMRT-3 region CACGGCTTCGCCCTCAAAGGCCGAAATTCTCAGCTATACGGCCACAATCAGCAGCCAGGCCCCGAAACTGGTCAGTTTCTTTCCGGCAGGCACGGGCCTTGACAGCGGCCTGAAAACCGGTGCCAAGCCGGATATCTGGCAAAAACAGGCCGAGTTCAAGGCCGACGCGGAAGGGTTTAACGTCGCGGCGCAAAAGCTGAACATGGTGGCTCAGGGCAATAATCAGGCCGCTCTGAAGGTGGCGATGGACGCTGTCGGCAATGCCTGCAAAACCTGCCACCAGACCTTCCGCAAGGAAGATCACTGAGCGTGAACACAGAGAAACACCACCCGTCGCTGGCGGTCTGGGATCTGCCGACGCGGCTTTTCCACTGGCTGCTGGTCGCCCTTGTACTGCTGGCCTGGCGCACCGCCGAAACCCGCGATATGAGCCTGCACCGCATGGCCGGATCGGCTGTGGCAGGCCTTCTGGTCTTTCGGCTGTGGTGGGGCCTGTTCGGCAGCTCGACCGCGCGGTTTTCGCAGTTTCTGAAAGGTCCGCGCGCTGTACGCGCTTATGCGCGCGGCCTGTGGTCATCGCGCAAAAGCCCCTCTGTCGGCCATAATCCGATGGGTGGGTGGAGCGTAGCGGCTTTGCTCACCTGCCTGCTGGCCATGATCGGTTTTGGTCTGTTCGCCGTCGATACGGACGGTTTGGAATCGGGGCCGTTTGCCAATCTGGTCAGCTTCGATCAGGGTCGGCTGGCCTCGCACCTGCACGCTTTTGCCTTCGATGCCCTGGAAATTCTGGTCTGCCTGCACCTGCTGGCCATCGCCGTCTATCATCTGTTCAAGCGCCAGAACCTTATCGGCGCCATGATCACGGGGCATATCCGCACCGAAGGCGAGCCCATGCGGCGCGGCTCTGTCCTGATGCTCGTCATCGGCACCTCGCTGGGCCTGATCGTGACCGCAGCCCTGATCCATCTCAGCGGTGATGCCTGATTTTCTGACCTGACGCCTTTGATCAGGCCGCCAGACGGGCCGCGTCCAGCACCTCATCTATGCTGCCGCGCGCCGTCACCCCCAGCACATGCCGGTTGTGCCACAAGGTGTAGAAGAGCAGGCTCCAGGCGGCTTGCGGATGACGCAAAGGTGCCGCGTAAATGCGCCGCACGGCGGCCTGAAGCGACAGTTCGGCAATGGCCGGATGGTTCAGCAGCAGCGGTTCGATGCGACTCTTGTACTGATCGATCCATTGCCCGACTGGCGGTATGAAGCCCTGTTTTTTCGACCAGGGATCGGAACCGGGCGCATTGCGCGCCACCCAGTCGCGCAGCAGCCATTTGCCCAGCCCGTTGCGCACCTTGAGCGTCTCCGGCAAATCATAGGCGAAGGGCGACAGCACGGGATCAAGAAAGGGCGTACGCCCCTCGATACCATGCGCCATCAGGCAGCGATCCAGTTTCAGCAGCAGATTATTGGGCAGCCATTCTGCGCAATCGATCGCCTGCAAGGTTTGCATGGCGGAAATCGCGGGCACGGATTCGGCTTTTTCACTCTGCGCCAGACCCGTGCGCCAGGCCGGCAGGCTGTCGGCGGGCATAAGTGACGAAAACACACCGCGTGTGCGGGTTTTTTGCCGCCACAGGCCAAAGAACCAGGCTGCGCGGCGATAGCGCCTGTATCCGCCGAACAGTTCATCCGCTCCGTCGCCGCTCAGTACCACCTTCAGGCCGTCTTTGCGTGCCGCCCTGGCCAGCAGGAACAGCGGCAGGGCCGAAGAATCGGCGGTCGGATCGTCAAGGGCAGACGCCAGATGGGGCGCGTGGTTGAAAAAGTCCGCTGCCGCCATATCGACACAGTGATGGTCGGCACCCGCTCCCCGGGCCAGGGCCTCGGCCACGGATCGCTCGTTTTTCGAACCCGCGCCGGGAAATGTGGCCGTCAAGGCCACGACAGGGCGTGAATCGAGGCGCGACATCACAGTCAGCAGGGCCGAGGAATCGATCCCGCCGGACAGGAACAGCCCCACAGGCGCATCCGAGCGCATATGAAGACGCACGCTGTCCTGCAAATGCTGATCAAGCTGGCGATAGGCCGTTTCATAGCTCAGAGGCACAGGCCGGGTGGCGCGCCGGGTATGGGGTCTGCGGCGCTCCTGGTGAACAATGGCAGCATTGTCGATCACCAGTGTCTCACCGGGCAGCAAGCGTTGTATATCGGCAAACACGGTGGTTGTCCCGGTCGTAAACTGAAGCTGAAGCATTTCCGCCCTTACGCGCGGCACCAGGCTCCTGCCGGCCAGTCCGGCGGCAATCAGGGCCTGAGGTTCAGAAGCGAAGGCAAAGAAGGCCGGCGTCATCACATAGTAGAGCTGTTTAATACCATACGGGTCGCGGGCCAGAACCAGTGCCTGTTTGCGGGCGTCGAACAGGGCCAGGGCATACATTCCGCGAAGATGACGGGTGAAACCAAGCCCATATTTTTCATAAAGATGCAGAGCCGATTCACAGTCCGATCCGGACTTAAACCCGGCCTGTGGCAAACTTTCGCGTATATCGGGATCATTATAGATTTCGCCATTGGCGACAAGAACTGTACCATCATCCGCAATGAAGGGTTGCTGGCCATGGTCGATATCGACAATGGCCAGCCGCGTATTGAGCAGCCCAACCGTGCCATGACAAAAAATCCCGGCACCGTCCGGACCGCGATGAACAAGAGCGGCCGCCATCTTTTTGAGAGTTCCGGAATCCGCAACCTGTCCGTCGCGCATCATAATACCGGCAATTCCACACATGGATCGTCTCACACTCATAAGGTCTGCGTTATAAGACACCGCTCATTGCCGAGACTCGTAACGAGTATGAAACATTTTTCGATGGTGCCACACATCTGACGGTGTCATGTCTTTACCAGGTCTGCGATCCTGGCCAGGCGTGACGGAAATGCAATGAAAATTTCTCTAAGTATCTGTATAATATGTAAAAATGAAGAAGACCGGATCGGCGCATGTCTGGATTCCGTCCAAGGACTTTCGGACGACGTGGTCGTGGTGGACAGCGGATCGACCGATACGACCACCGATATAGCCAGAGCAGCGGGCGCGCGGGTTTTTCACAATCCCTGGTCGGGCTATGGGCCGCAGAAGCGTTTCAGCGAGGATATGGCCAGGCATAGCTGGATTTTAAATCTCGATGCGGATGAGGTCTTAAGCCCGGCTATCGCCCGTGAGATCCGCACCCTGTTGGAAAAGCCACCGCAATTTGTCGCCTACAGGCTCAAAATCATGACCATTTACCCGGACAAGACGGCGCCGCGTCTGTGGGCGGATTATAATAATTATGTCCGCCTGTATGACCGAAGACAGGTGCGCTTTCGTGAAAGCCCTGTTCATGACACTGTGGATACCGGCTTACATAAAGTCGGCCAGCTTCAGGGGCAGGTACTGCATTTTTCGGCGCGTTCCTATGCCCATATACGCCAGAAGCTCGCCGCCTATACCGACCTTCAGGCCAGGACGCTCAGGAAGTCACGCCTGTATATCGCCCTGCGCCTGCCGTTTGAATATCCGGCGACCTTTTTCCGCTATTATATTATGCGCAGGCACGTGACCGGCGGATGGGACGGTATACTCAGTTCGCACCTGGCCGCCGAG contains the following coding sequences:
- a CDS encoding cytochrome c → MFRRLLLAAAAFSLVTATAAFADPAAQIKARQAYFHGIGRAMKGLNDTLRTASPSKAEILSYTATISSQAPKLVSFFPAGTGLDSGLKTGAKPDIWQKQAEFKADAEGFNVAAQKLNMVAQGNNQAALKVAMDAVGNACKTCHQTFRKEDH
- a CDS encoding glycosyltransferase family 2 protein; translation: MKISLSICIICKNEEDRIGACLDSVQGLSDDVVVVDSGSTDTTTDIARAAGARVFHNPWSGYGPQKRFSEDMARHSWILNLDADEVLSPAIAREIRTLLEKPPQFVAYRLKIMTIYPDKTAPRLWADYNNYVRLYDRRQVRFRESPVHDTVDTGLHKVGQLQGQVLHFSARSYAHIRQKLAAYTDLQARTLRKSRLYIALRLPFEYPATFFRYYIMRRHVTGGWDGILSSHLAAEARFGRLLKMWAYKASA
- a CDS encoding cytochrome b/b6 domain-containing protein; protein product: MNTEKHHPSLAVWDLPTRLFHWLLVALVLLAWRTAETRDMSLHRMAGSAVAGLLVFRLWWGLFGSSTARFSQFLKGPRAVRAYARGLWSSRKSPSVGHNPMGGWSVAALLTCLLAMIGFGLFAVDTDGLESGPFANLVSFDQGRLASHLHAFAFDALEILVCLHLLAIAVYHLFKRQNLIGAMITGHIRTEGEPMRRGSVLMLVIGTSLGLIVTAALIHLSGDA
- the asnB gene encoding asparagine synthase (glutamine-hydrolyzing), giving the protein MSVRRSMCGIAGIMMRDGQVADSGTLKKMAAALVHRGPDGAGIFCHGTVGLLNTRLAIVDIDHGQQPFIADDGTVLVANGEIYNDPDIRESLPQAGFKSGSDCESALHLYEKYGLGFTRHLRGMYALALFDARKQALVLARDPYGIKQLYYVMTPAFFAFASEPQALIAAGLAGRSLVPRVRAEMLQLQFTTGTTTVFADIQRLLPGETLVIDNAAIVHQERRRPHTRRATRPVPLSYETAYRQLDQHLQDSVRLHMRSDAPVGLFLSGGIDSSALLTVMSRLDSRPVVALTATFPGAGSKNERSVAEALARGAGADHHCVDMAAADFFNHAPHLASALDDPTADSSALPLFLLARAARKDGLKVVLSGDGADELFGGYRRYRRAAWFFGLWRQKTRTRGVFSSLMPADSLPAWRTGLAQSEKAESVPAISAMQTLQAIDCAEWLPNNLLLKLDRCLMAHGIEGRTPFLDPVLSPFAYDLPETLKVRNGLGKWLLRDWVARNAPGSDPWSKKQGFIPPVGQWIDQYKSRIEPLLLNHPAIAELSLQAAVRRIYAAPLRHPQAAWSLLFYTLWHNRHVLGVTARGSIDEVLDAARLAA